The genomic stretch ACgaggaggtcgaggtcgaggtcgaggtcgaggtggcggcggcgacgGCAATCGGGGtggaaaaggaagaggaaacgTAATTCCTGGAGCAAGCTATCTTGAAGATGAGTTGGAGTTAAATATCAGGATGTTTGCAGATGGTACGCAAGCTCCAGATACATATAGGGTCGGAATTTCATCCGCTTTTTAGCGCCGCGTGGTAGCGGGGGCAAGACATCCCGAGGAAAAGGTAGAGGAGGTCGTGGTTATGGTCAAAACTCAGGGTCTAATTCAGGGACGACAACGCCTAATCGCGGACgcggacgaggacgagggaATGATATGCTTTCTGGAAGTGGTTATGACTCACCTCGAGGGCGTGGCCGAGGAACTCCCGGTGATCAATTCACTGGTGGACGCAGAGGTCAATTTGGTATCGGTTCCCCTCGTGGTGGTGGCCAAGGAGGGGGATATGGACGACCAGATACTCTTTCTGGATTGCTCTATCAAGAACGACCATTCCTACGTCCTATCAAATTTGTTCCTTCGGTTCTCACAAAGGTTCTCTTCAAGGAGGAAGAAAGTGAAGAGCTATTAAAACCTGGTGTCGAGGATGTCGGTACGTGTCTCTCTTGGCTTTGATGAAATGAAATTTTGCAATCTAACTTTTCTTACAGATGAAACAGAACAAAGTCACATTCCTACAGCGGAACAAGTATTCCGTGTCTTCAGTGGAGGAAACATACCTCGATTAGAAcctgaagaagatgatgaagaagagcagGAAGAAATAGAAGAAGTAGATTTCAACGACGTTGGAAAATTATTCAACCCCAGTGAAGAGGTGAAAACAACCACAATACGCAAAAGTAAATTGGCGGAGACGACGATCATACATGAAGAACAGTTCACCGGATTCTACATGGACCCTAAACCAACATTAACATCAAGTTTCAATGGTCCTGAACCTACATTAGCGGACCAACCAAATTCAATAGACGCAGACGTCGATAGTCTTACAAAGATGGTCGAAGATGCCCTATCCACCACGGAAGAGCAACCCAATGCAGACGACGTCGATATATCCGATTTACAAGTTGAAGCCGAAACCAGCGAATCAATAGCCACGGCAACTATTCCAGTCCCACCTCATTCAGCTGAACGATATAATGTCGATATGATCACCAGTCCTTCTGAAGGGTTGGTACCATCATCGGCCGACCCGATATCTATTTCACCGCATCAGCCACAGAGAGATAttcttgttgttgatgttccTGTACCGCAAGTCGAAGAGATTTCTACGACTTTTGAAGAAACCCTCTCTGTGTCACCAAAACCAGACGACCTGGACAAGGCCTTTGTCCCGCAAAGCGAGAATATCGGTTCAATTTCCATTCAGTCGACGCAGCATGCGGAGACAATCGCTATTGACGTGCCTGTAGTGAATGTCGATCCAGTGATTCAGGAAACGCCTTCAGAATTGGCCAGCCAATCTCCAAAGTTAAACACAACAGCTAcggaaccagaaccagatcTTTTCTGCATTGATGTGCAACCAACTTCTGTTCCTGCAGAAATGGCTCCTTCAGGAGATCTCCTTCCATCAGCACTTCGaaatgacgacgaggacgacgatatTATAGTCTATGTTGCACCACACCCCCGCAAAACAGACATCCAGGGTGAGGGGACAATATCAGAGACTCCCGAGGCATCCACGAGCACCAACAACGCTCCGGATACGTCTAGATTTGTACCATACGTTAGATCTGCAGCCTTGTCTGCAACACCACAGCCTGTtgcgtcttcgtcttcgttgCCGGATGTTACCCCTGCTCCAGTATCGATGTCGtctttctcgttctcgttctcgaaGCAAAGCCAGACACCGAGCAAGGGAGACGCTCGCCTGGTTGTTCCACCTGTGTCGACTCCTCGTCAAGCAAAGGTATGGAAACGGAAGAGAGGAGGGGTAAAAAACAGAATGAAGACCTCGTTTGGTGCGTTTGGTGCAATGCGGGAGGAAGCTATGCTGCACAGGGAGGATCCGAGGCGGCATGAACGAAGGCGCGGAGACTCTGATTTGGACTGGGGCGATTCCGACGATGACGCTGGCGAGATAgatgaagttcaagttgggTCAGATGAATTTATGGCATGGAAAggcaaagggaaagagaaagagattcAGGCAAACatggaaaaaagaaaagctcAGGACGATGACCATGGGATGGACGTTGATCCTGACTTGCTGCCTGGTATGGATGCCATGAAGAGTTTTGTGGGCGGTCTGCTTGGAAATAAAGCTGGTCTGCACACTACCATGGATGATATTCATGTCGAGGATATGATCAGAATGGAAGACGAgcaagatgatgaagatagcgaagatgacgaagtgTCGAGCGAAGATGAATCAGAGGAAGATGCCCTCGCTGCTGAGGAGGCCATGCTCATTTCCGAGGCCCTGGAATTTGACGACGAGTTTGGTGATGATATAtctgatgatgaggatgaggatgaggatgaggaccaAACCCCGAGAACGAGTTTCCAGGCACGGTTGGAGCGATTACGAAATAAGTCAAGGTCTAAAAAGATGCAGGATACATCGTTTGATCAGAtggaggacgatgatgaagaggacgatgatgacgacgatatgATCAAGCGGAATATGACTTGGGCAGACCAAGATGAAGATTTTATTCAGGAGATTGAGGTACGTTCTACACCAGTTTTGCCTATCGAGACAATGTGCTGACATGTGGATAGGATATCTTTGATGAGAATGAGGATGTCCTGACCGGGAAAAATCGCAAATTGAGGAAAGCACTTTTCAAATCTATCCGAGATGGCACATTCGATGATTTGGATGATTTCGGTTTAACTCCTGCCAGTAAGTGCCCCCAATGTATGCCAAGAGGTCGAAATAGAATCTCATAAAATAACAGAAAAACGCAAAGACAAAATCAAGGGCCTGCCTCTGGAATTACAAGAGGCTTGGGAAAGGGACCGCCAAAAGAAAGCTGAATACAAGAAGGCTCGTGCACTTGCTCGTCTCGAAGAAGCTGCAGATCCCTTGTCAATTAATAAGGGAGGCAAGAAGGGTCGAAAAGCCATGCGCGCCGCTGCTGCTCTGGATCCTACAATCACAGTTATTCCAAACCGTATCGTGGATATGACGACATTGGTGCAACAGATCAGACGATTCATAGCGGACATTGGGGGTCCAAACTCAATGTCTCTTCCTCCAACGAATAAAGAGACCAGAAAAAATATTCACGAAATGGCTTTGGCATTCAACCTCAAGAGTATCAGTAAAGGCAAAGGCGATTCGCGCTACACCACGCTGTCAAAGACATCAAGAACCGGACAGGCTGTGGACGAACGCAAGGTCGCAAAAATTGTACGAAGAAGTGGCGGTATGGGCGCGCGTGGCGATTCGTTCATCTATGacaagaaaggaaaaggaccTTCGGGTGCTATGCCTCGTCATCGTGAGGGTGATGAAGTAGGCAAGGTGCGTCGCTCTCAAACGCGTTTATTTGTACATATTATTCATTAATATGTTTTGCAATCACAGGCTGCGCCCAAACTTACGGAAAGTAACATTGGATTCCGATTGCTAGCCATGATGGGATGGGCCGAGGGCGACCGCATAGGCGTTACTGGGGGCTTAGACGCACCTCTGACCGCTATCATCAAGACGACAAAGCTGGGGCTCGGCGCCACAAAATGAAGATATCAATTTTCGTATAACTTGATTACGAATATCAAAttttcttgctcttgctCGGATGTTTTTGGCATCTTTCACCTCAAAGTGCACAAAAATGCTATGAGTATTTTACCTCTGATGTCTTACTATTCTCAGCAGTATCTTGTCTGCTCGATTCAAACATGCCATACTGATCATCATAAATTTGGACAGAGGCGCCTTCAACACAGATTTAGGATCATTCATTTTCGCTGACTCTTCAAACATTAAAGTTGAATACGCTCACAGTACGACCCGTGGTTTCTCCAACCATGGCTACTGTTCGATGACAATAAATCTTGTGTTTCACAAAGATGTGCTTCTTTCTACCGCGGTCGATGGCTCCACAAGTGCACCGGGTCACTTGAAATCAAGTTTCGATGTCCGGCTATCGTCCGTGTTCGCTGCATTCAGATATGTATTTTTATGTCTCCTTCCGCGCTGACGTGATGCAAATATGGGTAAAACTGGAGAATGACTACTCCTCTAGATTTTGACCTGACATTTGTGGATCCCTCGGGTTGTATCTGCTAATCGTTCAAGCGAGACTGGTGATCGTTTCAAAGAGTCAACGTAAGTTATTAAAGGTTAGGGTAGGTTCAGCGATTCAACCCCTAGAGTTGAATTATATCGCAGAATGGTAGGCAACTAGTAAAATCACGCCAATGATTTTGCGGTGACCGAGATGATCGTGCGCCAACGGCTGTACACGCTATCACCTTCTTTCATTCAATTGCTCCCTGCGATGTATCTCGGCGGAGAGACATCTGCACTTCTGTACCTTCTCCGTTCTAACATCTATCAGGTCCAAGTTTGACTTGCTTCCTTTTCAGGCGCCAGGATCAAGTGTGCTCAAAGAAGCATTGCTATCGTGTACCTGTAGGAACTGCAACTCCTGTCAACATTAGCATACTGGTGTCCTAGTACCAGGCCGACTGCATCAGAAGCACGTTTGACCATGATCTACGTATATATCTGCATGTGTTTTGATGGGTAAGCTGATAAAGGTCGTCTTCATCTGCTTTCGGGGGTCTTATGATCTGGCCATATTTAGACCAGCTggcttttcatttttctctGGGTTGACGTTTAACCCTATCGGCCAAAAGCATCAAATATGCCCACTGTTGTCGAGGGACGCTATAGACTGGATCACGCCGCTGGAAAATGATAACAATCGGCCCCTTTTAATAGGTTCGACATCCATCTTCTTCGCCTGAATCCCTATGGCTGCCTCAATAGCGCTCCAACGAAGGAACTCTTTGGCTTCCCAACGCAGTAGCCGCCGCTTTTCTTCTGATACCAATTCCTTATTTGTCTCGACAGAGGAGGCTACGTTGATAAGTGATAGGATCGACGAAGAAATCAAGGTATTTTTCTTATTATGTGCTCTCGATTTTTGCGTGCTGATGACCGATATAGCGAGAGGCCGCTCGGTTAAAGGAAGCCAAGAGGAGAGAGATAAAAGGTGCGCTTCgatatttttttgatgttaTTTCTTGAATGGCATGGCTTGAACTCGAGAAAAGTTTTGTTGTTGGGTCAGGCAGAATCAGGTATGACAGTAACAAATTATTGTAGTTCCTTCCTCACGATTATTTTACAAGGGAAATCCACTTTGCAGAAACAGTTTCAGCTGTTCTATGCTTCCAAAACTCTAGACGCTGAGCGTCACTCATGGACACCGGTGGTTTacttcaacatcatcaaagcCATACGCATGATCTTCGCCGAATTAGACCATGAGATTTTGAATTATACTCCCAACGAACCTATGGCCTCCAATGCTGTAAGGCAGGAGCTCAATGGCCTTCGAGTGAAACTATTACCACTACTGTCACTGGAAAATACGCTTGCCTCGGAGCTCAGCGGTGGCGTGGCTGTCGCTGGTGGTCGTACAGGTGCTTATGTGCGACTAGGATGGCAGAACCTCATCGCCTCGACATTGGCAACCTCTTCAGATACAAAGAGATCCCGAATCGAGAATAGAACTCGTGAGACCACTTTACTTGTTGCGCGGACTCTGGCTGTTGCCGTAGACGACGTTGAGGCGCTTTGGATGCATGAAAGTATCAAATTCTATATTCAGAAACGAAAGATTCGCCTGGATGACTCGGCATCCTAGTGCGTTCACATCGAATTTTATTCATTCTCCTTTCAGAAGGTGCTGACAGATGGATTCCTTTAGTTTCTTGGGACACATCCAACGAATTGCGGAACCCGAGTATACTCCTTCCAACGGTCAGTAATTTTTGTTGGTATCACAATCTTTGAGTCACGGCGGCGTATTGACCGATTTATCACGTAGACGACATCCTTAATGTTCGGCTACAGACCTTGGGGATTATGGAGCATTCCATTCCTATTTACACTGGTGGAAGAACATACGACTGGAAACTTTACGATGTCGGAGGTGCTGTAAGTGAAAATTTTCAAGTTTCGTTGACTTATGTGTAAATCTCATTTCGGCTCTTTCATGTAGCGCGGACAGGTAAGCTCCACATTTCATATGTTTCGAAGCGGGCTATTAACGTCGATACTAAAAGCGGCCTATGTGGATACCTTATTTCGATGATGGTACGTAGTCCATTCGGTTTAAATCTAATGGAAGAACTGAATCTGAATGATATTGTTTGAAACTTTGGTCATGTTAAAGCTACTGCCATCATATTTTTAGGTGTCTCCTCTCAACATCATCTTTCCATGAGAACATTGCTGACACAAAACGAATGCAGCACCTATCAGTGCTTTTGACCAGGTACGACATATCTCCCGAACTGATACTCCTAATCGTTGACTTGTTTGCTGCCATCTCACCAGTTCCTAGAGGAAGATCCAAAGACAAATCGCATCGATGATTCTCTTCAACTATTTTCATCTATCTGTTCGAACAAGCTTCTGAAAGATGCGCACCTGGTGGTTCTCCTTAATAAGGTCTGGCTATTCTCACTTCATCACCAAACTATCAGCTGAGTGTTTGGCGAACTCACGCTTACTCGGATATCTATTCCAGGCTGACATACTAAGAGAGAAGCTGGAAGCTGGAACCAAAGTCCGAAAATAGTGCGTATTTTTCCTGCGCCGCGGCGGTGAATCGCTCCCGTCACTGTTCCATGTTTTCCACACTCTTTCAAAGAATCCATCACTAAACCATCGCACATAGCATTACGAGCTTTGGGGAGAGACCTAATACGTACGAGGCTGTATCCGAGTACTTCCGATCACATTTTATCCAAGTGTATCGTCGAAAGGGTGCCACTCCTGGACGGCCCCTTTATGTCGTGAGCTCATTTTGCCTCGATGGTACTTGACTTCAAAGGACTCATCATTCCTTTTCTAGCATTTTTCATCTATGCTGGTGAGCGCCCTGTTCTACAGTTGGATGTGTCCTCGATTAAATTACAATATCTATACATCGAAAAACATAGGACATAAAAGCGACGCAAAACATCATATCAGGAGGTAAGTAGCATAATGAATAATATGACCTAGAACCTAATGGCTAAAAAAATGCTGTTGTGGGTATATAGTGGCAGATGCAATAATGCGCAAGCATATCGCCGAGGTTGGGCTTGCGTAGGGTCGTCATCACGGTTGTATGTATGTCCAATGTATCATCATACCTTATCATCCCATACCTGAAAGCGGAAGCTGGAAAACCGACCATCAAGAAAACACCAAAACGTAAATCCCCCCATCTCCGTCCGCAAGAAGtgatccaaaaaaaaagcaacCCAAAGCAAGTAAGAGCCCTCGGCGAAACGCTGCTCAAGACTCATAGCGGGAGATCATTGGCGTAAGTTGGCGGCTCGAACGTTGGCGGTTCTTGCCGAGTTGATACCACCTCACAATGTCCCTGCTCCCCAGCCCGCTCATCTCCTCCTTGACTGCAATGAAATCCGCGTGGGTCGGGATCGCAAAGAGTCCCATCTCGACACGCTTAAGAGACTCAAATTGAGGCTGCATGAAAAGCGCATCTAGTTCTCTCCAGCCAGTCATTTTCTTGGGTTCCGCATAGAACTCTATGCCAACGCTCTCAAGGACAGCATTGCTTTCTGTGATGCTCGAGAGCATCTTCATAGCCCAGTCCATAGCTGCCGTTGTTGGATCGTCCTCAAGAGTAAGACGAAGGGACCGCAAGCCCGTGTTCACAGACAGATCGAACGGATACACTACAAATCGTTAGCGCTCGCCGATTCATACGCAAGAAAATAAGAGAAAATCGAGTATTTACCACTCCAGCATCCCGGTTTGAAATGGAAGTGCTCGAGGGAGCCGCCGAGTGCGCGCAGGAGCCTGTTGATGATGTGCGGCTCCTGGAAGTGCGCCACTCGCAGCTCCCTGAGCGTCCTGATATCCACGAGCTGCTGGCGTCCCAGAAGCCAGTACTCGAGATAAGCGAAATTGACGTAATCCAGCGTGAGTACCTCGAGGGGCCTCTGCGCGTGCTGGAGGTCGCCAGGGTCTTTGTCCTCAGGCACGACTCCAGGCGCGTGACTGAGTTCCGAGCCGCTATCGCTGTTGATGGTGGTCGATGACAGCGCCAGTGCTCTCAGATTCTGGCAGTGCGATAACAGCCTCGTTAATGACGCGAAGTCCGGGAACACCCACGAGTGAAGACGGACATAGGTGAGCGACGGAAGTGAGAAGAGCACACATAGCGCGGTGATGAAGGTCGGAGATAGAGTCGACCAGTGGAAAATAGAAGTCGAGGAGAAGTCGAAGCGTTCGACGTGTGAGAGCGTCTTGAATAGCGCAGTCAAAGTTCGTTCCGTCGTGACCCATGTCGTTGAACTCTGCACATTCGGATGGGTGTGATGTAGCGGAGAACCCTCGCAAATTTCCAGTTCCCTGATGTAAGGTATGATTTCTGGAGAACGAAGTAGTAGTGCGTGCAGCCGTTTACACCGATCCTGGGGCACAGCCGGTCCATTATGAGGGGATGCTGCTTTGAGCGACACCTTAGCAAACAGGTGTAGTCTGCTCGTCGGGAGCCACGCATGGCAAACGCGTGCACAGTTGGCGAGCGCCAAAGGGTCGTCGTACAGATGGTCGATTATATGGTCGATAAGCTCCTGGGGTAGACGCGGTGAAGGAATATCCTCGAGCTGATCGTCCATAGCAGTGTCTAACCGAGAGTACCGAACGTGCAGTGCTTTATATTATCCTGGGCggcaaaaaaaagtcaaattAGTCTGCGAAAGGATTGTGGAGATAAGAGATCAACGAGAGCGTCATTTTAGATCTACGAATACGATAAGTACCTGTAGAACGTATTATAAGGATAGCGGGAGATGTTCCTGGGTCGCAGTGAACATTCGAAGCCTGGAGGAGTTGGGGATACATCCACTTGACGGCGGTAAGGGCAGCTATGTATATCAATGCACGGTGCGGCGTACTCAAGGCTCAAGTGATTGATCGATATGATCGATCACCCTTATGGCGAACATGAGGTATGTTTGTGGTTAGACGCTCCGGGTAGAGGCCCGGTTTATTCCCAATACATCATCGCCGAATAGATGGATGTCTAATTAAGACAAGAAAGGTGCTATGTTGGTGGAATATCGAAGAACTTTGGAAGAGAATCTAGCAGAATATGGTAGAAATCGCCGGACGGTCGCACTTCAGCCACTTGAAACAGCCACTCGAGGCTTGGGGACGAGATTCGCGTTTGTGCCTCGTTTATGCGGGGTAGGAACGTAATTTCTTTGCATCAAATGTGGGGATGAGTAAAACAGAAGAAAATAGGACGATAAGGAATTATTATTGATGCCACGCCCTCGATATCTCAAAGGAATAAATCTCGATCTTTGTTGAATCAAGCAATATTGCAGGCGATCCTTTAGGTGCACTCTAACCTGTTGTTACTTAAATCTAGGCGAATAACTA from Psilocybe cubensis strain MGC-MH-2018 chromosome 2, whole genome shotgun sequence encodes the following:
- a CDS encoding G-patch and R3H domain-containing protein C30B4.02c → MARGEGRGFRGRGGRGRGRGRGGGGDGNRGGKGRGNVIPGASYLEDELELNIRMFADAPRGSGGKTSRGKGRGGRGYGQNSGSNSGTTTPNRGRGRGRGNDMLSGSGYDSPRGRGRGTPGDQFTGGRRGQFGIGSPRGGGQGGGYGRPDTLSGLLYQERPFLRPIKFVPSVLTKVLFKEEESEELLKPGVEDVDETEQSHIPTAEQVFRVFSGGNIPRLEPEEDDEEEQEEIEEVDFNDVGKLFNPSEEVKTTTIRKSKLAETTIIHEEQFTGFYMDPKPTLTSSFNGPEPTLADQPNSIDADVDSLTKMVEDALSTTEEQPNADDVDISDLQVEAETSESIATATIPVPPHSAERYNVDMITSPSEGLVPSSADPISISPHQPQRDILVVDVPVPQVEEISTTFEETLSVSPKPDDLDKAFVPQSENIGSISIQSTQHAETIAIDVPVVNVDPVIQETPSELASQSPKLNTTATEPEPDLFCIDVQPTSVPAEMAPSGDLLPSALRNDDEDDDIIVYVAPHPRKTDIQGEGTISETPEASTSTNNAPDTSRFVPYVRSAALSATPQPVASSSSLPDVTPAPVSMSSFSFSFSKQSQTPSKGDARLVVPPVSTPRQAKVWKRKRGGVKNRMKTSFGAFGAMREEAMLHREDPRRHERRRGDSDLDWGDSDDDAGEIDEVQVGSDEFMAWKGKGKEKEIQANMEKRKAQDDDHGMDVDPDLLPGMDAMKSFVGGLLGNKAGLHTTMDDIHVEDMIRMEDEQDDEDSEDDEVSSEDESEEDALAAEEAMLISEALEFDDEFGDDISDDEDEDEDEDQTPRTSFQARLERLRNKSRSKKMQDTSFDQMEDDDEEDDDDDDMIKRNMTWADQDEDFIQEIEDIFDENEDVLTGKNRKLRKALFKSIRDGTFDDLDDFGLTPAKKRKDKIKGLPLELQEAWERDRQKKAEYKKARALARLEEAADPLSINKGGKKGRKAMRAAAALDPTITVIPNRIVDMTTLVQQIRRFIADIGGPNSMSLPPTNKETRKNIHEMALAFNLKSISKGKGDSRYTTLSKTSRTGQAVDERKVAKIVRRSGGMGARGDSFIYDKKGKGPSGAMPRHREGDEVGKAAPKLTESNIGFRLLAMMGWAEGDRIGVTGGLDAPLTAIIKTTKLGLGATK
- a CDS encoding Guanine nucleotide-binding protein alpha-4 subunit, which gives rise to MAASIALQRRNSLASQRSSRRFSSDTNSLFVSTEEATLISDRIDEEIKREAARLKEAKRREIKGKSTLQKQFQLFYASKTLDAERHSWTPVVYFNIIKAIRMIFAELDHEILNYTPNEPMASNAVRQELNGLRVKLLPLLSLENTLASELSGGVAVAGGRTGAYVRLGWQNLIASTLATSSDTKRSRIENRTRETTLLVARTLAVAVDDVEALWMHESIKFYIQKRKIRLDDSASYFLGHIQRIAEPEYTPSNDDILNVRLQTLGIMEHSIPIYTGGRTYDWKLYDVGGARGQRPMWIPYFDDGT